CCAAGGGTCACTGGATTAGTGTTGGGAATGAGGAGCCCTACCTGGCATGACGGCAGGGCCCCTCTTCCTGGGCCAACCTGATTTGTGGCTGCAGGTGGACGTCTTAGTGACCACAGCTGGCGGTGTGGAGGAAGATTTTATCAAGTGCCTGGCACCCACGTACCTGGGCGATTTCAGTCTCAGGGGGAAGGAGCTACGTGAGAACGGGATCAACAGGTTCGGGGCCCTGAGTGATGCTGGGCAAGGGAGCTGGGCTGAGGATCCTGGGGCCCGATGCCCACATGCCTCATGTTCCGCAGGATTGGAAACCTACTGGTGCCCAATGACAATTACTGCAAGTTTGAGGACTGGTTGATGCCCATTCTGGACCAAATGGTGCTGGAGCAGAACACAGAGGTGGGGCAGGAGCACCCTGGGGGTCGGTGTGGAACTGAGGCGGCCCTGCTGGCTGAAGTCAATGTCTCCTCCTAGGGTGTGAAGTGGACACCTTCCAAGATGATTGCCCGACTGGGCAAGGAGATCAACAACCCAGAATCAGTGTATTACTGGGCCCAGAAGGTGAGGGACTAGGTAGGGCAAGGGTACCAGGCCTTGGCACATGTTAGCTTGTTTCACCTTCATAGCCACCTGGAGAACCATTTCATCATCTCCACTCTTAGGTGAGGAAGCCAACACAGAAGTTAGTTTGTCTGAGGCTGCACAGCCACTGAGTGTGATCTTGTGATCACTGAGTGTGAGTGTCCCACACTCCTCAGAGGCTGAGGTCCAGCAGTGGGAGTAATGAGAGCTACCATTCTCCACTGGTTTTGTCTGGTTTCATCACATATGCTTCATCTGTGATGGAGATGCTGTTGCagtctccattttacagttgaagaagcTAAGGCCTAGAGAACTTAGTAAGCATCCTGCCTAGAATcaggcagagaggaggggatgCCACTGGGATGGGGGCCAGTCTGCCTCTGCTGGGCTCTGAGCTTGTTGCTCTCATCTTGCTGTTCCCTAGAACCACATCCCCGTGTTGAGCCCAGCGCTCACAGATGGCTCCTTGGGCGACATGATCTTCTTCCATTCCTACAAGAACCCAGGCCTGGTCCTGGACATTGTTGAGGGTGAGGTGCTAGGGCcacagaggagcaggggaggtggggtggcTGTGTCCACTGCCTGACCACAATGCTCTTCTCCCAGACCTGCGACTCATCAACACACAGGCCATCTTTGCCAAGCGCACTGGGATGATCATCCTGGGCGGGGGTGTGGTCAAGCACCACATCGCCAATGCCAACCTCATGGTGAGTGGGGACACAGTAGCCGGTTCCTAGTGAGGGTGGCACTCGGGCTTGCCATACAGACCTGTGCTAAGCCTACGCCATGTGCCAGGGCAACAACTGTAGACTAGATAGGCCAGGATCCCTGTCCTCCTGGACTGATGTTCTAGTCAGGGAGATAGGTGGCAAGCAAGTGATGTGCATGTCACGGGGCAGTTAGCtgctgtgggaaaaaaaatgagggatgacaagtgcaagagaaagagaaaggagtgcTGTTCAGAAAAGGGAAGTTCTGGGAAAGACAGCCTGTAAACAgaaaacagccagtgcaaaggctctgaggtgcCTGAATTAAATCAAGGGACAGTTAGCAGGCCAGTGAAGGGGACCGAGACAATTAGCAGCAGGAGCCTGGCCTCTAGGGCTGCCAGTTGGGTGCTTATAGGTGCACCCTGGCCTCTATAGGGGGAACAAATGGCAGGTCTTGGTAAGGAACGATGGGGCCAGGATAGGAATCTTCTTTGTATTTGGTGGCAGCCCCTGCAGATGTGGGAGAGTTGTTGCTACATGGTTGGTGCTTTTGGGGCAGCTTTGCCCATTGACCCTATCAACCTCCAGCCTCACACTGCTCTTGCATTGGTGTGGGGCCCCCCTTCCTACAGAGTGAGGGGCCACTATGAGCTTTGTTCATGCAGGACACGTCCCCCAGCCTCTCTAGCTAGTGCTGTCCCCTTTCCTGTCTCCAGTGACTGGCTGACCAGCTCACCATGCCTCTCCCCACAGCGGAATGGGGCTGACTATGCTGTCTACATCAACACGGCCCAGGAGTTTGATGGCTCGGACTCTGGTGCCAGGCCTGACGAAGCTGTCTCTTGGGGCAAGATCCGGGTGGATGCACAGCCGGTCAAGGTGAGGGCCAGTCAACTGGCCAGGGTGCGGTCTCCCAGAGTGTAACCACAGATCCTGTGGTTCACCCAGGTCCCCTCTGCAGGTCTATGCTGATGCCACCCTggtcttccccctgcttgtggctGAAACCTTTGCCCAGAAAAGAGATGCCTTCATGCCTGAGAAGAATGAAGACTGAATGGCTACAGCTCCAGGAAGTCTCCCCCTCCTCTATTTATTAGCTTGCACACCTGGTCCCTCCCTCACTCCTTGGTCAGCTGCGTGTCTAGAATAAATGGTCTCAGTCATCCTTCTGAGTCTGCGTCTGTGTCCTTGGTAACAACAGGTCCTCCACCTTCAGCCTGTGCCACCCTCAGCCTCATAAGCCTCCTCCCGCCAGCAATGGACGCTGCCCCCCATGGCAGTCAGCAGGCAGGGCTCCGTGGGGTGGTAGGCCAGTGACTGTACCACGCCGGGACCCACAGGAAGGGCCAGTGCCAGGGCACCCTGTGGagtgaaggggtggggggtggttatAGTGTGTCTCTCCCCTGACCTTTAGCCACCCACCTCTAATTGCTTCCCAGGCACTACAAACTTGATCTGCCCCCAAATGAACCCCGCAGTTATTCCACCCTCCCTGGTGCTCAGGCCAATCATCTTGGGAGTCTTCCTCTTTTATACCTCCTACCCCTTTATCAGTAAGTGCCCCCTGGCCCTGCCTTTAGACCATATCCAGACTCCACATTCAAAGCCACAACTTGCTCCAATCCTGTGGTGTCTGTTCCCAGCTTCTCTCTACACCTGCTGCCATCCGGGCTCTACAGGCCACTGGGCTGCCTCCGTGCTCACTTCTTTCATCACCTTGCAGTCACCACTCTGCACATATGGTCTGTCCCACAAGCAGGCCCCAGATTTCTCTTCCCACTTCAAAATGTCCCTTCATGTGCCCTCTCCTCCAGGGTAGATTCTAGTCTAGTAGACTCTTGAGAAGCATGCAGGGCTCTGGCATGTTCTTAGTTGCCAGAGAGAGCCAGCCCCTCAGGTCTCCAAggccacctcccccccccccccccccagattccTCCATCCTCTTAGGAGGATTACTTTCCCTGGCCAAGCCCTGGCCCTACCCCATTAGGCTAGAAGTGTCTGTTCCCAGCCTGACATCCCCACCAGGCTTGAGACACATCAGGACAGGGCTCACAGGACTTGGGATTAGAAACCACGGGGATGCTCAGAGGCAGCTTAGGTTTCTTGAACCACAGCCCCATCTCAGCTGGGGTCCAATGTGGCTATTGGCCTTGTTCCACCAGGGTCAGTCCCAGCGTCTTTCTGTCTCCTGATCAAAGTGTACCACACCTCCAGGCCTTAGTAtgcactgttccctctgccaggcATGCCCTTCCTGTTTGTCCTCTCACTCACTCCTCTAAGCCTCTGGCGCTAATAGCATTCCCTTTTGCAGGTGTGGGAGTGGTGAAGGTAAAGACAGGGCAGGCACCCTGGTGAGGAGTTGGGATGAGGAGGCTCACCTCTACCAGGTCCCAGAAGTACACCTTTCCATCCTCAGAGCAGCTGACCACGTGTGTGTCACGCTCACTCAGGCAGCAGTCCAGCTTGTACTCCTGGTTCTTGTGGCCTGTGTACCTGTGGGTAGGTGGAGTTAGGAGGGCTTGGGTCTtagcaggggttggggagggaccCCACGACCCTGAGAACTCACTCGCCCAGCAGCTCCCCTGTGTCCTTGTCTAGAAGCCGCAACGTGGAGTCCAAGCTGGACACCAGGGTGCACTGCCCATCCCGGCTAAAGCAGGTACAAGTGATAGGacctgaggggtggggaggggtgcaggtgGGTGAGGCTGGGGCCCCCTTTGTtgcccccctcccagccctgtctGCCCCACAATCCTGCCATACTCACTGCCCACATAGTCTGAGAAGAGCTGCCCCATCCTCAGGTCATAGCGCCTCACCCGGCCGTCAACGGAGCTGCAAGAGGATGGATCCACCTGAAGCATCAACTCGGGGCAGTAGGTCCATGGCTCCCCGTACTCTCCCTGACCCTGCCAGGACCCTTAGGGTGGGGAGGTGCTGGGCTTGCCCTTCATGTGCACTCTTCACTGTCAGGCTCACACTCAAGACTTCGCCGTGGAAAATAAGCATTGGTAGTAATTCATGAGTGGAATTCCAGGGCACTAGCTTTGAGACTTATACCCAGGGCCAATCGGGACCTACTCCATCTGTTTTTGATATGTACTAAGTATCCTCTCTGTGCTAGTCCTTGGGACACAGCTGCAACAAAGCTAGGAACACTTTCTTCCATCAAAGAGCCTTGCTGACTGAGAGTCATCTACGAAGGTCACCCCAAGGAGGTGACCTCTAAACTGGGACTTGATAAGGAGACAAACACGTGTGGTCCAGGAGGAGATGTGTGGGAACAGATGAGGCAATAGACTGGGCAGCCCAAACTAGTGGGAATGGCACTCCTTTGCATTGTGGCAGCAAAAGGGCAGCCTTTTTTGggaattttaattatttgcctCTTGCAACCAGAATATTAACCCTATGTgggcagagatttttttcctattttatccaCTGCTGAGTGTTCACTGACTAAAAAAGTGGTATGCAAGAGATGCTCAAAAACACTTTCAGTAGAAAGGGAGTCCAGGTAGAGGAAGAGCAATTGCAAAGGTCCTGAGATGAGAGCATGATTAGTATATTAAGAGAAATGAGACCTGGATTGAATAAAAGCTAAAAGATCGGCAGAGACCAGACTGTGCAGGGCCTTGTAAGCTAAGGTGAGAAGAGTTGCTTTTAATCTGAGTAGAGAGGCAGCAGTGATCCCCGGGGGCACCAGCAGAGGGGTGAGGTCCTGGCTTCACTCACCCTGCCAGGACCTCATGGTCTGACACTTTCACACTGGATATGCCATCCCTGGCTTCGTCCAGTGTCTGCACCGGCTCAGGCCTCCGAGATCGGCAGTCCCAGCATCGTATGCTGGAATCAATAGAGCCTGTGAGGACCAGCATGAGGTAGAAGTCAGGTTTGGGCAGCAGGGGCAGTACCCTGCCTAGGCCCCAGACTCACCAGACAGGATGACCGTAGCCTCTTCATTAAACTGGACCGTGTTCACCTTCTGAGAAACAGGAATTGCCACTCAGAGGAAGCTGGACTTTGGAAAACTGAGATTAAGGCAGGGTTCCTGATGCAAGTTAAAGCAAGggaatgggggggtgggggaggcgttGGATATAAAAAtgccaaaacttaaaaaataaataaataaataaagcaagggcaaaggaggggtgcctgggtggctcagttggttaagtgtctgccttcggctcacttTCTAGGGTCCTGGCTCAGGTTCTGggttctcagggttctgggatcgagtcccctgttgggctccctgctcagtggggagcctgcttctccctttacctctgttgttcccccttgctcatgttctctctcaaataaaaaaaaaaaaaaaaaaagagggggggtggggaggtgaaaGGTTTTGGGGAAATTGCATGCTGGGCCACTGGGAAAGGATCCTCACTCTGTAATAGGTGGGGGTGGAAGGAGTCTTTGTCATCACCTACACGATAATGCGGGCCTTCTCTGACATCAAGGCTCTAATGAGGGCTCTTCTTGTTTGTACTCACCCCCGCGTGGCCCCGGAATTTGCGAACGACCTGCCCCGATGCCACATCCCACAGCACCACCGCCTTGTCCCCGCCGCCGGAGCAGAGACTACTGTTGTCAAACGAGCTagaggacagaggaaggaaggtcAGTGCTGACCTCAGATCCCGACCTCTGCACCGGATCACGCGGCCTGGCCGCCCACCCACCGCCCCAACTGCTCACCCGGCCGCGTCCAGCACCTCGTAGCCGTGGCCACTGTACGTCCTCAGCAGCGTCCCTCGCAACGGATTCCACAGCTTCAGGGTCTTGTCGCTGCCGCACGTCAGACAGTAATTGCCATCCACTGGGAAACAGCAGGAAGGGATCAGAGGGCTGCGGACCTCAGAAGGCAGGAGAACCCGGAATGAAGAGCGAGCTCACCATTAAATCGTACAGCTCGCACTGCCCCCTGCCCGCAGTCCAGGGTCTTCACCCGTTTTTGCGGCAGCTCCGGGCCccgtggttttggctcagggaaAGCCATCGTTTTCGGGACCCCTTCGTCGCCGCCTTACATCGGTTTGCCCCGGAGCTTCCGAACCCTCGGAACCCACGCTTGGATGTAACCTTATTGTCTTCCGTAGTCTACTTCCTATTTCTCACTTCCGGTTCAAAGGTTTGGCTTTTTCGGGATAATATTGGGAATACCGAAGTCTGATTCCAGCTCCCAGGTTTCTTTCCCCACTTCTTGTTTTCAAGGAACATTTTTGGTCTCTTCTAATTCTGTTCCCCGGCTTGGAGGAGTCCTGGCCCCCGCCGCCAGGAACGGAAGCTCGAAGACCGAGGGTGTCACTCCAAAAGCCACCCTCCGTTTCTGCGCCGGAAGCTGCAACTCCCGCAGCGGAAGAGGCACGACCTCCGACCTGCCATGTCCACTAACAACATGTCGGACCCGCGAAGGCCGAACAAAGTGCTCAGGTGAGGACCCCGACGTCATGGGAACAGGGCTCGGGCTGTGGGGCGAGGCCGAGGGAAGCGCTTGTCCATTTCGGGGGCGGGACTCGAGTGCCTCTGACCCTTGAGCCTGCCGCAGGTACAAGCCCCCGCCGAGCGAGTGTAACCCGGCCTTGGACGACCCGACGCCGGACTACATGAACCTGCTCGGCATGATCTTCAGC
The nucleotide sequence above comes from Canis aureus isolate CA01 chromosome 19, VMU_Caureus_v.1.0, whole genome shotgun sequence. Encoded proteins:
- the DHPS gene encoding deoxyhypusine synthase isoform X2 — translated: MRLGLMLDRRRVVEKKLEPLSQDEDQHADLTQSRRPLTGCTIFLGYTSNLISSGIRETIRYLVQHNMVDVLVTTAGGVEEDFIKCLAPTYLGDFSLRGKELRENGINRIGNLLVPNDNYCKFEDWLMPILDQMVLEQNTEGVKWTPSKMIARLGKEINNPESVYYWAQKNHIPVLSPALTDGSLGDMIFFHSYKNPGLVLDIVEDLRLINTQAIFAKRTGMIILGGGVVKHHIANANLMRNGADYAVYINTAQEFDGSDSGARPDEAVSWGKIRVDAQPVKVYADATLVFPLLVAETFAQKRDAFMPEKNED
- the DHPS gene encoding deoxyhypusine synthase isoform X3, translated to MVDVLVTTAGGVEEDFIKCLAPTYLGDFSLRGKELRENGINRIGNLLVPNDNYCKFEDWLMPILDQMVLEQNTEGVKWTPSKMIARLGKEINNPESVYYWAQKNHIPVLSPALTDGSLGDMIFFHSYKNPGLVLDIVEDLRLINTQAIFAKRTGMIILGGGVVKHHIANANLMRNGADYAVYINTAQEFDGSDSGARPDEAVSWGKIRVDAQPVKVYADATLVFPLLVAETFAQKRDAFMPEKNED
- the DHPS gene encoding deoxyhypusine synthase isoform X1 — protein: MEGLPEGKAPAAALAAVLKHSSALPSESSQVRGYDFSRGVDYRALLEAFGTTGFQATNFGRAVQQVNAMIEKKLEPLSQDEDQHADLTQSRRPLTGCTIFLGYTSNLISSGIRETIRYLVQHNMVDVLVTTAGGVEEDFIKCLAPTYLGDFSLRGKELRENGINRIGNLLVPNDNYCKFEDWLMPILDQMVLEQNTEGVKWTPSKMIARLGKEINNPESVYYWAQKNHIPVLSPALTDGSLGDMIFFHSYKNPGLVLDIVEDLRLINTQAIFAKRTGMIILGGGVVKHHIANANLMRNGADYAVYINTAQEFDGSDSGARPDEAVSWGKIRVDAQPVKVYADATLVFPLLVAETFAQKRDAFMPEKNED
- the DHPS gene encoding deoxyhypusine synthase isoform X4, whose protein sequence is MEGLPEGKAPAAALAAVLKHSSALPSESSQVRGYDFSRGVDYRALLEAFGTTGFQATNFGRAVQQVNAMIEKKLEPLSQDEDQHADLTQSRRPLTGCTIFLGYTSNLISSGIRETIRYLVQHNMVDVLVTTAGGVEEDFIKCLAPTYLGDFSLRGKELRENGINRIGNLLVPNDNYCKFEDWLMPILDQMVLEQNTEGVKWTPSKMIARLGKEINNPESVYYWAQKNHIPVLSPALTDGSLGDMIFFHSYKNPGLVLDIVEDLRLINTQAIFAKRTGMIILGGGVVKHHIANANLMVSGDTVLSLGARSGWMHSRSRSMLMPPWSSPCLWLKPLPRKEMPSCLRRMKTEWLQLQEVSPSSIY
- the WDR83 gene encoding WD repeat domain-containing protein 83 encodes the protein MAFPEPKPRGPELPQKRVKTLDCGQGAVRAVRFNVDGNYCLTCGSDKTLKLWNPLRGTLLRTYSGHGYEVLDAAGSFDNSSLCSGGGDKAVVLWDVASGQVVRKFRGHAGKVNTVQFNEEATVILSGSIDSSIRCWDCRSRRPEPVQTLDEARDGISSVKVSDHEVLAGSVDGRVRRYDLRMGQLFSDYVGSPITCTCFSRDGQCTLVSSLDSTLRLLDKDTGELLGEYTGHKNQEYKLDCCLSERDTHVVSCSEDGKVYFWDLVEGALALALPVGPGVVQSLAYHPTEPCLLTAMGGSVHCWREEAYEAEGGTG